The Delphinus delphis chromosome 10, mDelDel1.2, whole genome shotgun sequence genome includes a region encoding these proteins:
- the EGFL8 gene encoding epidermal growth factor-like protein 8 isoform X1: protein MGSRAELCTVLGGLSFLLLLMTGEGAKGGSLKESQGVCSKQTLVVPLRYNESYSQPVYKPYLTLCSGRRVCSTYRTTYHVAWREVRREVQQTHAVCCQGWKKRHPGALTCDEAICAKPCQNGGVCVRPDQCECAPGWGGKHCHVDVDECRAGVTLCSHGCLNTAGSFTCGCPQGLVLGPDGRTCGEGAPEPPTSASILSVAVREAGHDERALRREIRELRGRLERLEQWASQAGAWVRAVLPMPPEELQPEQVAELWGRGDRIESLSDQVLLLEERLGAYSRTLPPLLLVCLQLGGSTYW from the exons atggggtCCAGGGCTGAGCTGTGCACTGTCTTAGGCGGACTCTCATTCCTCCTGCTACTGATGACAGGCGAGGGGGCCAAGGGTGGATCCCTCAAAGAGAG TCAGGGGGTCTGCTCCAAGCAGACGCTGGTGGTCCCACTCCGTTACAACGAGTCCTACAGCCAACCCGTGTATAAGCCCTACTTGACTCTCTGCTCTGGAAGGCGTGTCTGCAGCACCTACAG GACCACGTACCATGTGGCTTGGCGGGAGGTAAGGAGGGAGGTGCAGCAGACCCACGCCGTGTGCTGCCAGGGCTGGAAAAAGCGGCATCCCGGGGCGCTCACCTGTGACGAAG CCATCTGCGCCAAGCCCTGCCAGAACGGAGGCGTCTGCGTCCGGCCGGACCAGTGCGAGTGCGCCCCGGGCTGGGGTGGGAAGCACTGTCACGTGG ACGTGGATGAATGCAGGGCTGGCGTCACTCTCTGCTCGCACGGATGCCTCAATACAGCAGGCAGCTTCACCTGTGGCTGCCCCCAGGGCCTGGTGCTGGGCCCGGACGGGCGCACTTGCGGAGAAGGGGCCCCAGAGCCCCCAACCAGTGCCAGCATCCTCAGCGTGGCCG TTCGGGAGGCTGGACACGATGAGCGTGCCCTGAGGCGGGAGATTCGCGAGCTGCGAGGGCGCCTGGAGCGGCTGGAGCAG TGGGCCAGTCAGGCTGGAGCCTGGGTCCGAGCAGTGCTGCCCATGCCCCCAGAAGAGCTGCAGCCCGAACAGGTGGCAGAGCTGTGGGGCCGAGGCGACAGGATTGAGTCTCTCAGTGACCAGGTTCTGCTGCTGGAGGAGAGGCTAGGTGCCT ATTCCCGCACTTTACCACCCCTTCTCCTGGTCTGTCTCCAACTTGGTGGTTCCACTTATTGGTGA
- the EGFL8 gene encoding epidermal growth factor-like protein 8 isoform X2, with protein MGSRAELCTVLGGLSFLLLLMTGEGAKGGSLKESQGVCSKQTLVVPLRYNESYSQPVYKPYLTLCSGRRVCSTYRTTYHVAWREVRREVQQTHAVCCQGWKKRHPGALTCDEAICAKPCQNGGVCVRPDQCECAPGWGGKHCHVDVDECRAGVTLCSHGCLNTAGSFTCGCPQGLVLGPDGRTCGEGAPEPPTSASILSVAVREAGHDERALRREIRELRGRLERLEQWASQAGAWVRAVLPMPPEELQPEQVAELWGRGDRIESLSDQVLLLEERLGACSCEDNSLGPGLNRRS; from the exons atggggtCCAGGGCTGAGCTGTGCACTGTCTTAGGCGGACTCTCATTCCTCCTGCTACTGATGACAGGCGAGGGGGCCAAGGGTGGATCCCTCAAAGAGAG TCAGGGGGTCTGCTCCAAGCAGACGCTGGTGGTCCCACTCCGTTACAACGAGTCCTACAGCCAACCCGTGTATAAGCCCTACTTGACTCTCTGCTCTGGAAGGCGTGTCTGCAGCACCTACAG GACCACGTACCATGTGGCTTGGCGGGAGGTAAGGAGGGAGGTGCAGCAGACCCACGCCGTGTGCTGCCAGGGCTGGAAAAAGCGGCATCCCGGGGCGCTCACCTGTGACGAAG CCATCTGCGCCAAGCCCTGCCAGAACGGAGGCGTCTGCGTCCGGCCGGACCAGTGCGAGTGCGCCCCGGGCTGGGGTGGGAAGCACTGTCACGTGG ACGTGGATGAATGCAGGGCTGGCGTCACTCTCTGCTCGCACGGATGCCTCAATACAGCAGGCAGCTTCACCTGTGGCTGCCCCCAGGGCCTGGTGCTGGGCCCGGACGGGCGCACTTGCGGAGAAGGGGCCCCAGAGCCCCCAACCAGTGCCAGCATCCTCAGCGTGGCCG TTCGGGAGGCTGGACACGATGAGCGTGCCCTGAGGCGGGAGATTCGCGAGCTGCGAGGGCGCCTGGAGCGGCTGGAGCAG TGGGCCAGTCAGGCTGGAGCCTGGGTCCGAGCAGTGCTGCCCATGCCCCCAGAAGAGCTGCAGCCCGAACAGGTGGCAGAGCTGTGGGGCCGAGGCGACAGGATTGAGTCTCTCAGTGACCAGGTTCTGCTGCTGGAGGAGAGGCTAGGTGCCT GCTCCTGCGAGGACAACAGCCTGGGCCCAGGCCTCAATCGGCGGAGCTAA
- the EGFL8 gene encoding epidermal growth factor-like protein 8 isoform X3, giving the protein MGSRAELCTVLGGLSFLLLLMTGEGAKGGSLKESQGVCSKQTLVVPLRYNESYSQPVYKPYLTLCSGRRVCSTYRTTYHVAWREVRREVQQTHAVCCQGWKKRHPGALTCDEAICAKPCQNGGVCVRPDQCECAPGWGGKHCHVDVDECRAGVTLCSHGCLNTAGSFTCGCPQGLVLGPDGRTCGEGAPEPPTSASILSVAVREAGHDERALRREIRELRGRLERLEQAPARTTAWAQASIGGAKEPLQSPCPTNLYRNWTH; this is encoded by the exons atggggtCCAGGGCTGAGCTGTGCACTGTCTTAGGCGGACTCTCATTCCTCCTGCTACTGATGACAGGCGAGGGGGCCAAGGGTGGATCCCTCAAAGAGAG TCAGGGGGTCTGCTCCAAGCAGACGCTGGTGGTCCCACTCCGTTACAACGAGTCCTACAGCCAACCCGTGTATAAGCCCTACTTGACTCTCTGCTCTGGAAGGCGTGTCTGCAGCACCTACAG GACCACGTACCATGTGGCTTGGCGGGAGGTAAGGAGGGAGGTGCAGCAGACCCACGCCGTGTGCTGCCAGGGCTGGAAAAAGCGGCATCCCGGGGCGCTCACCTGTGACGAAG CCATCTGCGCCAAGCCCTGCCAGAACGGAGGCGTCTGCGTCCGGCCGGACCAGTGCGAGTGCGCCCCGGGCTGGGGTGGGAAGCACTGTCACGTGG ACGTGGATGAATGCAGGGCTGGCGTCACTCTCTGCTCGCACGGATGCCTCAATACAGCAGGCAGCTTCACCTGTGGCTGCCCCCAGGGCCTGGTGCTGGGCCCGGACGGGCGCACTTGCGGAGAAGGGGCCCCAGAGCCCCCAACCAGTGCCAGCATCCTCAGCGTGGCCG TTCGGGAGGCTGGACACGATGAGCGTGCCCTGAGGCGGGAGATTCGCGAGCTGCGAGGGCGCCTGGAGCGGCTGGAGCAG GCTCCTGCGAGGACAACAGCCTGGGCCCAGGCCTCAATCGGCGGAGCTAAGGAGCCCCTGCAGAGCCCCTGCCCCACTAATTTATACAGAAACTGGACCCACTAA
- the AGPAT1 gene encoding 1-acyl-sn-glycerol-3-phosphate acyltransferase alpha translates to MELWPGVWPLLLLLSLLLPTLWFCSPSAKYFFKMAFYNGWILFLAVLAIPVCAVRGRNVENMKILRLMLLHIKYLYGIRVEVRGAHHFPPSQPYVVVSNHQSSLDLLGMMEVLPGRCVPIAKRELLWAGSAGLACWLAGVIFIDRKRTGDAISVMSEVAQTLLTQDVRVWVFPEGTRNHNGSMLPFKRGAFHLAVQAQVPIVPIVMSSYQDFYCKKERRFTSGRCQVRVLPPVPTEGLTPDDVPALADTVRHSMLTVFREISTDGRGGGDYLKKPGGVGEAQL, encoded by the exons ATGGAGCTGTGGCCAGGGGTGTGGCCTCTACTGCTGCTGCTCTCCCTGCTGCTGCCCACTCTGTGGTTCTGCAGCCCCAGTGCCAAGTACTTCTTCAAGATGGCCTTCTACAATGGCTGGATCCTCTTCCTGGCTGTGCTCGCCATCCCTGTGTGTGCCGTGCGAGGACGCAACGTCGAGAACATGAA GATCTTGCGTCTGATGCTGCTCCACATCAAATACCTGTACGGGATCCGAGTGGAGGTGCGAGGGGCTCACCActtccctccttcacagccctACGTTGTTGTCTCCAACCACCAGAGCTCCCTCGACCTGCTTG GGATGATGGAGGTACTGCCAGGCCGCTGTGTGCCCATTGCCAAGCGCGAGCTACTGTGGGCCGGCTCTGCCGGGCTGGCCTGCTGGCTGGCGGGAGTCATCTTCATTGACCGGAAGCGCACTGGGGATGCCATCAGTGTCATGTCTGAGGTCGCCCAGACCCTGCTCACACAGGAT gtACGGGTCTGGGTTTTTCCTGAGGGCACGAGAAACCACAATGGCTCCATGCTGCCCTTCAAACGTGGCGCCTTCCACCTCGCAGTGCAGGCCCAG GTTCCCATTGTTCCCATAGTCATGTCCTCCTATCAAGACTTCTACTGCAAGAAGGAGCGCCGCTTCACTTCAG GGCGATGTCAGGTACGGGTGCTGCCCCCAGTGCCCACAGAAGGGCTGACACCAGATGACGTCCCAGCTCTGGCCGACACAGTCCGACACTCCATGCTCACCGTTTTCCGGGAAATCTCCACTgatggcaggggtggtggtgacTATCTGAAgaagcctggaggggtgggcgaGGCCCAGCTCTGA
- the RNF5 gene encoding E3 ubiquitin-protein ligase RNF5 isoform X1: MAAAEEEDGGPEGPNRERGGAGATFECNICLETAREAVVSVCGHLYCWPCLHQWLEARPERQECPVCKAGISREKVVPLYGRGSQKPRDPRLKTPPRPQGQRPAPESRGGFQPFGDTGGFHFSFGVGAFPFGFFTTVFNTHEPFRRGTGVDLGQGHPASSWQDSLFLFLAVFFFFWLLSI; encoded by the exons ATGGCAGCAGCGGAGGAGGAGGACGGGGGCCCCGAAGGGCCAAACCGcgagcggggcggggcgggcgcgaCCTTCGAATGTAATATATGTCTGGAGACTGCTCGGGAAGCTGTGGTCAGTGTGTGTGGCCACCTGTACTG TTGGCCCTGTCTCCATCAG tggctGGAGGCACGGCCAGAGCGGCAAGAGTGCCCAGTGTGTAAAGCTGGGATCAGCAGAGAAAAGGTTGTCCCCCTTTATGGGCGAGGGAGCCAGAAGCCCCGGGATCCCAG atTGAaaaccccaccccgcccccagggcCAGCGACCCGCTCCAGAGAGCAGAGGG GGATTCCAGCCATTTGGCGATACTGGGGGCTTTCACTTCTCATTTGGTGTTGGCGCTTTTCCCTTTGGCTTTTTCACCACTGTCTTCAATACCCACGAGCCATTCCGTCGGGGTACAG GTGTGGATCTAGGACAGGGTCACCCGGCCTCCAGCTGGCAGGACTCCCTCTTCCTGTTTCTCGCcgtcttcttctttttctggctgcTCAGTATTTGA
- the RNF5 gene encoding E3 ubiquitin-protein ligase RNF5 isoform X2 → MSGDCSGSCGQCVWPPVLWLEARPERQECPVCKAGISREKVVPLYGRGSQKPRDPRLKTPPRPQGQRPAPESRGGFQPFGDTGGFHFSFGVGAFPFGFFTTVFNTHEPFRRGTGVDLGQGHPASSWQDSLFLFLAVFFFFWLLSI, encoded by the exons ATGTCTGGAGACTGCTCGGGAAGCTGTGGTCAGTGTGTGTGGCCACCTGTACTG tggctGGAGGCACGGCCAGAGCGGCAAGAGTGCCCAGTGTGTAAAGCTGGGATCAGCAGAGAAAAGGTTGTCCCCCTTTATGGGCGAGGGAGCCAGAAGCCCCGGGATCCCAG atTGAaaaccccaccccgcccccagggcCAGCGACCCGCTCCAGAGAGCAGAGGG GGATTCCAGCCATTTGGCGATACTGGGGGCTTTCACTTCTCATTTGGTGTTGGCGCTTTTCCCTTTGGCTTTTTCACCACTGTCTTCAATACCCACGAGCCATTCCGTCGGGGTACAG GTGTGGATCTAGGACAGGGTCACCCGGCCTCCAGCTGGCAGGACTCCCTCTTCCTGTTTCTCGCcgtcttcttctttttctggctgcTCAGTATTTGA
- the AGER gene encoding advanced glycosylation end product-specific receptor isoform X2 has protein sequence MAAGAAAGAWVLVLSLWGAVVGDQNITARIGKPLVLNCKGAPKKPPQQLEWKLNTGRTEAWKVLSPQGGPWDSVARVLPNGSLLLPAVGIQDEGSFRCRAMSRNGKETKSNYRVRVYQIPGKPEIVDPASELMAGVPDKVGTCVSKGGYPEGTLSWHLDGKTLIPDGKGVSVKEETKRHPETGLFTLRSELMVTPARGGAPHPTFSCSFSPGLPRRRALHTAPIQLRVWEPVPLEEVLLVVEPEGGAVAPGGTVTLTCEAPAQPPPQIHWIKDGMPLPLPTSSVLLLPEVGPEDQGTYSCVATHPSHGPQESHAVSVSIIETGEEGPTAGSVEGPELGTLALALGILGGLGTAALLIGVIMWQRRQRRGEERKVPENQEEEEEERTELNQPEGPEAAESSAGGP, from the exons atggcAGCAGGGGCAGCAGCTGGAGCCTGGGTGCTGGTCCTCAGTCTGTGGG GGGCAGTAGTAGGGGATCAAAACATCACAGCCAGGATCGGGAAGCCACTGGTGCTGAACTGTAAGGGGGCCCCCAAGAAACCACCCCAGCAGCTGGAATGGAAACTG AACACAGGCCGGACAGAAGCTTGGAAGGTCCTATCTCCCCAGGGAGGCCCCTGGGATAGTGTGGCTCGTGTCCTCCCCAACGGCTCCCTCCTCCTGCCGGCTGTTGGGATCCAGGATGAGGGGAGTTTCCGGTGCCGGGCAATGAGCCGGAATGGAAAGGAGACCAAGTCCAACTACCGAGTCCGAGTCTATC AGATTCCTGGGAAGCCAGAAATTGTTGATCCTGCCTCTGAACTCATGGCTGGTGTCCCCGATAAG GTGGGAACATGTGTGTCCAAGGGGGGCTACCCTGAAGGGACTCTTAGCTGGCACTTGGATGGGAAAACCCTGATACCTGATGGCAAAG GAGTGTCTGTGAAGGAAGAGACCAAGAGACACCCTGAGACAGGGCTTTTCACACTCCGTTCGGAGCTGATGGTGACCCCAGCCCGGGGAggagctccccaccccaccttctcCTGTAGCTTCAGCCCTGGCCTTCCCCGGCGCCGAGCCCTGCACACGGCCCCCATCCAGCTCAGGGTCTGGG agcctgTGCCACTGGAGGAAGTCCTGTTGGTGGTGGAGCCAGAAGGTGGAGCAGTAGCTCCTGGTGGTACCGTGACCTTGACCTGTgaagcccctgcccagccccctcctcaaATCCACTGGATCAAGGAT GGCatgcccctgccccttcccaccaGCTCCGTGCTGCTCCTCCCTGAGGTAGGGCCTGAGGACCAGGGAACCTACAGTTGTGTGGCCACCCATCCCAGCCATGGGCCCCAGGAGAGCCATGCTGTCAGCGTCAGCATCATCG AAACAGGCGAGGAGGGGCCAACCGCAG GCTCTGTGGAAGGGCCGGAGCTGGGAACTCTAGCCCTGGCCCTGGGGATCCTGGGAGGCCTGGGGACAGCCGCCCTGCTCATTGGGGTCATCATGTGGCAAAGGCGGCAacgcagaggagaggagag GAAGGTTCCAGAAaaccaggaggaggaagaggaggagcgCACGGAGCTGAATCAGCCCGAGGGGCCTGAGGCAGCAGAAAGCAGTGCAGGAGGGCCTTGA
- the AGER gene encoding advanced glycosylation end product-specific receptor isoform X1 yields MAAGAAAGAWVLVLSLWGEPCPPTPTPILPAESTLPLSPKLPTAFQEPGYCFSISFIRPVIVLLAPISLPALPLWCCLPGAVVGDQNITARIGKPLVLNCKGAPKKPPQQLEWKLNTGRTEAWKVLSPQGGPWDSVARVLPNGSLLLPAVGIQDEGSFRCRAMSRNGKETKSNYRVRVYQIPGKPEIVDPASELMAGVPDKVGTCVSKGGYPEGTLSWHLDGKTLIPDGKGVSVKEETKRHPETGLFTLRSELMVTPARGGAPHPTFSCSFSPGLPRRRALHTAPIQLRVWEPVPLEEVLLVVEPEGGAVAPGGTVTLTCEAPAQPPPQIHWIKDGMPLPLPTSSVLLLPEVGPEDQGTYSCVATHPSHGPQESHAVSVSIIETGEEGPTAGSVEGPELGTLALALGILGGLGTAALLIGVIMWQRRQRRGEERKVPENQEEEEEERTELNQPEGPEAAESSAGGP; encoded by the exons atggcAGCAGGGGCAGCAGCTGGAGCCTGGGTGCTGGTCCTCAGTCTGTGGGGTGagccctgcccccccacccccacaccaaTCCTCCCCGCAGAAAGCACTCTGCCCCTGTCCCCGAAACTCCCCACAGCTTTCCAGGAACCTGGGTACTGCTTTTCAATCTCCTTCATCCGCCCTGTTATAGTTTTATTAGCTCCCATCTCCCTTCCTGCCCTTCCATTGTGGTGCTGTCTCCCAGGGGCAGTAGTAGGGGATCAAAACATCACAGCCAGGATCGGGAAGCCACTGGTGCTGAACTGTAAGGGGGCCCCCAAGAAACCACCCCAGCAGCTGGAATGGAAACTG AACACAGGCCGGACAGAAGCTTGGAAGGTCCTATCTCCCCAGGGAGGCCCCTGGGATAGTGTGGCTCGTGTCCTCCCCAACGGCTCCCTCCTCCTGCCGGCTGTTGGGATCCAGGATGAGGGGAGTTTCCGGTGCCGGGCAATGAGCCGGAATGGAAAGGAGACCAAGTCCAACTACCGAGTCCGAGTCTATC AGATTCCTGGGAAGCCAGAAATTGTTGATCCTGCCTCTGAACTCATGGCTGGTGTCCCCGATAAG GTGGGAACATGTGTGTCCAAGGGGGGCTACCCTGAAGGGACTCTTAGCTGGCACTTGGATGGGAAAACCCTGATACCTGATGGCAAAG GAGTGTCTGTGAAGGAAGAGACCAAGAGACACCCTGAGACAGGGCTTTTCACACTCCGTTCGGAGCTGATGGTGACCCCAGCCCGGGGAggagctccccaccccaccttctcCTGTAGCTTCAGCCCTGGCCTTCCCCGGCGCCGAGCCCTGCACACGGCCCCCATCCAGCTCAGGGTCTGGG agcctgTGCCACTGGAGGAAGTCCTGTTGGTGGTGGAGCCAGAAGGTGGAGCAGTAGCTCCTGGTGGTACCGTGACCTTGACCTGTgaagcccctgcccagccccctcctcaaATCCACTGGATCAAGGAT GGCatgcccctgccccttcccaccaGCTCCGTGCTGCTCCTCCCTGAGGTAGGGCCTGAGGACCAGGGAACCTACAGTTGTGTGGCCACCCATCCCAGCCATGGGCCCCAGGAGAGCCATGCTGTCAGCGTCAGCATCATCG AAACAGGCGAGGAGGGGCCAACCGCAG GCTCTGTGGAAGGGCCGGAGCTGGGAACTCTAGCCCTGGCCCTGGGGATCCTGGGAGGCCTGGGGACAGCCGCCCTGCTCATTGGGGTCATCATGTGGCAAAGGCGGCAacgcagaggagaggagag GAAGGTTCCAGAAaaccaggaggaggaagaggaggagcgCACGGAGCTGAATCAGCCCGAGGGGCCTGAGGCAGCAGAAAGCAGTGCAGGAGGGCCTTGA
- the AGER gene encoding advanced glycosylation end product-specific receptor isoform X3, with product MAAGAAAGAWVLVLSLWGAVVGDQNITARIGKPLVLNCKGAPKKPPQQLEWKLNTGRTEAWKVLSPQGGPWDSVARVLPNGSLLLPAVGIQDEGSFRCRAMSRNGKETKSNYRVRVYQIPGKPEIVDPASELMAGVPDKVGTCVSKGGYPEGTLSWHLDGKTLIPDGKGVSVKEETKRHPETGLFTLRSELMVTPARGGAPHPTFSCSFSPGLPRRRALHTAPIQLRVWEPVPLEEVLLVVEPEGGAVAPGGTVTLTCEAPAQPPPQIHWIKDGMPLPLSPGPGDPGRPGDSRPAHWGHHVAKAATQRRGEEGSRKPGGGRGGAHGAESARGA from the exons atggcAGCAGGGGCAGCAGCTGGAGCCTGGGTGCTGGTCCTCAGTCTGTGGG GGGCAGTAGTAGGGGATCAAAACATCACAGCCAGGATCGGGAAGCCACTGGTGCTGAACTGTAAGGGGGCCCCCAAGAAACCACCCCAGCAGCTGGAATGGAAACTG AACACAGGCCGGACAGAAGCTTGGAAGGTCCTATCTCCCCAGGGAGGCCCCTGGGATAGTGTGGCTCGTGTCCTCCCCAACGGCTCCCTCCTCCTGCCGGCTGTTGGGATCCAGGATGAGGGGAGTTTCCGGTGCCGGGCAATGAGCCGGAATGGAAAGGAGACCAAGTCCAACTACCGAGTCCGAGTCTATC AGATTCCTGGGAAGCCAGAAATTGTTGATCCTGCCTCTGAACTCATGGCTGGTGTCCCCGATAAG GTGGGAACATGTGTGTCCAAGGGGGGCTACCCTGAAGGGACTCTTAGCTGGCACTTGGATGGGAAAACCCTGATACCTGATGGCAAAG GAGTGTCTGTGAAGGAAGAGACCAAGAGACACCCTGAGACAGGGCTTTTCACACTCCGTTCGGAGCTGATGGTGACCCCAGCCCGGGGAggagctccccaccccaccttctcCTGTAGCTTCAGCCCTGGCCTTCCCCGGCGCCGAGCCCTGCACACGGCCCCCATCCAGCTCAGGGTCTGGG agcctgTGCCACTGGAGGAAGTCCTGTTGGTGGTGGAGCCAGAAGGTGGAGCAGTAGCTCCTGGTGGTACCGTGACCTTGACCTGTgaagcccctgcccagccccctcctcaaATCCACTGGATCAAGGAT GGCatgcccctgcccct TAGCCCTGGCCCTGGGGATCCTGGGAGGCCTGGGGACAGCCGCCCTGCTCATTGGGGTCATCATGTGGCAAAGGCGGCAacgcagaggagaggagag GAAGGTTCCAGAAaaccaggaggaggaagaggaggagcgCACGGAGCTGAATCAGCCCGAGGGGCCTGA
- the PBX2 gene encoding pre-B-cell leukemia transcription factor 2 isoform X1, whose amino-acid sequence MDERLLGPPPPGGGRGGLGLVGGEPGGPGEPPGGGDPGGSSGGVPGGRGKQDIGDILQQIMTITDQSLDEAQAKKHALNCHRMKPALFSVLCEIKEKTGLSIRSSQEEEPVDPQLMRLDNMLLAEGVAGPEKGGGSAAAAAAAAASGGGVSPDNSIEHSDYRSKLAQIRHIYHSELEKYEQACNEFTTHVMNLLREQSRTRPVAPKEMERMVGIIHRKFSAIQMQLKQSTCEAVMILRSRFLDARRKRRNFSKQATEVLNEYFYSHLSNPYPSEEAKEELAKKCGITVSQVSNWFGNKRIRYKKNIGKFQEEANIYAVKTAVSVTQGGHSRTSSPTPPSSAGSGGSFNLSGSGDMFLGMPGLNGDSYSASQVESLRHSMGPGGYGDNLGGGQMYSPREMRANGGWQEAVTPSSVTSPTEGPGSVHSDTSN is encoded by the exons ATGGACGAGCGGCTGCTGGGGCCGCCCCCTCCAGGCGGGGGCCGGGGGGGCCTTGGATTGGTGGGTGGGGAGCCTGGGGGCCCTGGCGAACCTCCCGGTGGTGGAGACCCCGGTGGGAGTAGCGGGGGGGTCCCGGGAGGCCGAGGGAAGCAAGACATCGGGGACATTCTGCAGCAGATAATGACCATCACCGACCAGAGCCTGGACGAGGCCCAGGCCAA GAAACACGCCCTAAACTGCCACCGAATGAAGCCTGCTCTCTTTAGCGTCCTGTGTGAAATCAAGGAGAAAACTG GCCTCAGCATTCGAAGCTCCCAAGAGGAGGAGCCTGTGGACCCACAGCTGATGCGCTTGGACAACATGCTTCTGGCAGAGGGTGTGGCCGGGCCTGAGAAAGGGGGTGGCTCAGCCGCAGCAGCTGCGGCCGCCGCAGCCTCCGGAGGCGGCGTGTCCCCTGACAACTCCATCGAACACTCGGACTATCGCAGCAAACTTGCCCAGATCCGCCACATTTACCACTCGGAGCTGGAGAAGTATGAGCAG GCGTGTAACGAGTTCACAACCCACGTCATGAACCTGCTGAGGGAGCAGAGCCGCACGCGGCCCGTGGCGCCCAAGGAGATGGAGCGCATGGTGGGCATCATTCACCGGAAGTTCAGCGCCATCCAGATGCAGCTGAAGCAGAGCACCTGCGAGGCCGTCATGATCCTGCGCTCCCGCTTCCTGGACGCCAG ACGGAAACGCCGTAACTTCAGCAAACAGGCCACTGAGGTCCTGAATGAGTATTTCTACTCCCACCTGAGTAACCCATACCCTAGTGAGGAGGCAAAGGAGGAGCTCGCCAAGAAGTGCGGGATCACCGTCTCTCAG GTCTCCAACTGGTTTGGCAACAAGCGGATTCGctataagaaaaatattggaaAGTTCCAAGAGGAGGCAAACATCTATGCCGTCAAGACCGCTGTGTCAGTCACCCAGGGAGGCCACAGCCGCACCAGCTCCCCGACGCCCCCTTCCTCCGCAG GCTCTGGCGGCTCTTTCAATCTCTCAGGATCCGGTGACATGTTTCTGGGGATGCCCGGGCTCAACGGAGATTCCTACTCTGCCTCCCAG GTGGAATCACTCCGACACTCGATGGGGCCAGGGGGCTACGGGGATAACCTCGGGGGAGGCCAGATGTATAGCCCTCGGGAAATGAGG GCAAACGGTGGCTGGCAGGAGGCTGTGACCCCGTCCTCAGTGACATCCCCGACAGAGGGACCAGGGAGCGTTCATTCTGACACTTCCAACTGA
- the PBX2 gene encoding pre-B-cell leukemia transcription factor 2 isoform X2, translated as MDERLLGPPPPGGGRGGLGLVGGEPGGPGEPPGGGDPGGSSGGVPGGRGKQDIGDILQQIMTITDQSLDEAQAKKHALNCHRMKPALFSVLCEIKEKTGLSIRSSQEEEPVDPQLMRLDNMLLAEGVAGPEKGGGSAAAAAAAAASGGGVSPDNSIEHSDYRSKLAQIRHIYHSELEKYEQACNEFTTHVMNLLREQSRTRPVAPKEMERMVGIIHRKFSAIQMQLKQSTCEAVMILRSRFLDARRKRRNFSKQATEVLNEYFYSHLSNPYPSEEAKEELAKKCGITVSQVSNWFGNKRIRYKKNIGKFQEEANIYAVKTAVSVTQGGHSRTSSPTPPSSAGGITPTLDGARGLRG; from the exons ATGGACGAGCGGCTGCTGGGGCCGCCCCCTCCAGGCGGGGGCCGGGGGGGCCTTGGATTGGTGGGTGGGGAGCCTGGGGGCCCTGGCGAACCTCCCGGTGGTGGAGACCCCGGTGGGAGTAGCGGGGGGGTCCCGGGAGGCCGAGGGAAGCAAGACATCGGGGACATTCTGCAGCAGATAATGACCATCACCGACCAGAGCCTGGACGAGGCCCAGGCCAA GAAACACGCCCTAAACTGCCACCGAATGAAGCCTGCTCTCTTTAGCGTCCTGTGTGAAATCAAGGAGAAAACTG GCCTCAGCATTCGAAGCTCCCAAGAGGAGGAGCCTGTGGACCCACAGCTGATGCGCTTGGACAACATGCTTCTGGCAGAGGGTGTGGCCGGGCCTGAGAAAGGGGGTGGCTCAGCCGCAGCAGCTGCGGCCGCCGCAGCCTCCGGAGGCGGCGTGTCCCCTGACAACTCCATCGAACACTCGGACTATCGCAGCAAACTTGCCCAGATCCGCCACATTTACCACTCGGAGCTGGAGAAGTATGAGCAG GCGTGTAACGAGTTCACAACCCACGTCATGAACCTGCTGAGGGAGCAGAGCCGCACGCGGCCCGTGGCGCCCAAGGAGATGGAGCGCATGGTGGGCATCATTCACCGGAAGTTCAGCGCCATCCAGATGCAGCTGAAGCAGAGCACCTGCGAGGCCGTCATGATCCTGCGCTCCCGCTTCCTGGACGCCAG ACGGAAACGCCGTAACTTCAGCAAACAGGCCACTGAGGTCCTGAATGAGTATTTCTACTCCCACCTGAGTAACCCATACCCTAGTGAGGAGGCAAAGGAGGAGCTCGCCAAGAAGTGCGGGATCACCGTCTCTCAG GTCTCCAACTGGTTTGGCAACAAGCGGATTCGctataagaaaaatattggaaAGTTCCAAGAGGAGGCAAACATCTATGCCGTCAAGACCGCTGTGTCAGTCACCCAGGGAGGCCACAGCCGCACCAGCTCCCCGACGCCCCCTTCCTCCGCAG GTGGAATCACTCCGACACTCGATGGGGCCAGGGGGCTACGGGGATAA